The Tessaracoccus timonensis sequence AAATGTACAAGGGAGCTTGACTGCGAGAGAGACATCTCGAGCAGGGACGAAAGTCGGGATTAGTGATCTTCTGGTGGCATATGGAAGCGCCAGGACTCAACGGATAAAAGGTACCCCGGGGATAACAGGCTGATCTTGCCCGAGCGTCCATAGCGACGGCATGGTTTGGCACCTCGATGTCGGCTCGTCGCATCCTGGGGCTGGAGTCGGTCCCAAGGGTTGGGCTGTTCGCCCATTAAAGCGGCACGCGAGCTGGGTTCAGAACGTCGTGAGACAGTTCGGTCCCTATCCGCTGCGCGCGTAGGAGTCTTGAGAAGAGCTGATCCTAGTACGAGAGGACCGGATCGGACTGACCTCTGGTGTGCCAGTTGTTCTGCCAAGAGCACGGCTGGTTGGCTACGTCGGGACGTGATAACCGCTGAAAGCATCTAAGCGGGAAGCACACTTCAAGATGAGGGCTCCCACAGATTAATCTGGTAAGGCCCCCAGCAGACCACTGGGTGATAGGTCGGATGTGGAAGTGCTGCAAGGCATGGAGCTGACCGATACTAATAGGCCGAGGGCTTGTTTCTACAAAGATGCTACGCGTCCACTGTGAGGTTCCCGAGATACGGTCGGGAACCACAATTCAACATTGTTTGGTTCCGATCACTATCTCCATAGTGTTTCGGTGGTCATAGCGAAGGGGAAATACCCGGTTACATTCCGAACCCGGAAGTCAAGCCCTTCAGCGCCGATGGTACTGCACCGGGGACGGTGTGGGAGACTAGGTCGCCGCCGGACTTCTTTACACAAAACCCCCGACATTGTTCGGGGGTTTTGTGCTTTTTAGGGATATTTCGTCCTTGTACGGGACCGAGCATCTGCTGGTTCGCGCATCGAACCAGCAGATGGGAAGATGGAAGCATGCTTGCAGACAGCGACGACCAGCGTTCAGAGAACCACGACCGTGGTGGGCGTTCCCGCGGTGACGGGCAACGTCGATGGAACGCAGGCAGAGGTCGATCATCTCAGCGCACTGGGCATCGCGCTGGTGGGCAACGTAGATCTTCTCGTGACGATGCCAAGCGAACGTCGGCGCACGGCCCTCGTCGTGGACCACATCGTGGTTCGGGTCGCCCCGAGACGCGTGAAGGCCGCACGCCGCGACGCGATGATGTTCAGCGGGAAGAGAAAGTGATTACTGGCCCTCCCATCCCGGAAGGATTCGACGACAAGGCGCTTCCCTTCGGTGTCCGTGCCGAACTGCGCGGCCTGTCGAAGGAACGGGCTGATCGGGTGGCGGCACACATTTGGGCGGCGGGGGTGCTCGTCGATGAGGATCCGGCGCTCGCATTCCAGCACGCTGAGACTGCGCGTCAGCTTGCCCCGCGCTTGCCCGTCGTGCGCGAAGCTGCGGCGGAGACTGCCTATGCGGCCGAGGAATATGCCATCGCACTCCGGGAGTACCGAGCCATTCGACGTATGTCGGGTGGCGATGAACTCATCCCCGTGATGGCCGACTGCGAGCGCGCGCTTGGTCGCCCACGCGACGCTCTTGATCTCTTGGCTGAGCTCGATACCCGAAAGACCGACCCTGCAGTCGTGATCGAAGCCGTGATTGTTGAATCGGGTGTTCGTTCCGACCTGGGGCAACACGACGAAGCGCTTCGACTCTTGCGCAAGGTGGCCGGTCAGAACGTCGGTCCGGCGTTTGCCAGAGCCAGGCTCCACTATGCGCTGGCTGACCTGCTTCTTGCCGCTGGCGACGAGTCGGGTGCTCGCGCGTGCTTCGTGACGTCGGGTGAACTCGACAGGCAGGCGCTACTCGATACGTCAGATCGCATCGCTGAGCTCGATGGCGTCACCTTGCCAAGTCACATGAGAGACGCCGACGAAGCCGAACAGGAGGACACACAATGAGCTTGATAGCGACCCACGACGCTGCGCTGTTTGACCTCGACGGGGTCATTTATCTTGGCCCGAACGCCATCGACGGTGTGCCCGAGGTGCTGCGCGCCCTGCGGCAGGGCGGTACGAAGGTGGGATTCGTCACCAACAATGCTGCTCGCACGCCTCATGTGGTCGCCGAGCATCTGCAAGATCTTGGTATCGAGGCGGACGACACCGACGTGGTGAACTCCACCATGGCCACCCTGCGCATGCTGGGTGAGGAGCTCCAAACTGGCGCGAAGGTGCTTCCGGTTGGCTCGTCGGCGCTCGGAGACCAACTTCGTCAGGCCGGCTACACCGTCGTGACGCAACGTAGCGATCATCCCGACGCCGTCGTGCAAGGCTACGACCCGGACCTCGACTGGCGACGCCTGGAAATGGGAGCGTTCGCCATCCAGGACGGGGCGCGATGGTTCGTCACCAACCCCGACATGACTCGACCGACGCATGAGGGTATCGTCCCCGGCTGTGGCGCGCAGGTGC is a genomic window containing:
- a CDS encoding HAD-IIA family hydrolase — its product is MSLIATHDAALFDLDGVIYLGPNAIDGVPEVLRALRQGGTKVGFVTNNAARTPHVVAEHLQDLGIEADDTDVVNSTMATLRMLGEELQTGAKVLPVGSSALGDQLRQAGYTVVTQRSDHPDAVVQGYDPDLDWRRLEMGAFAIQDGARWFVTNPDMTRPTHEGIVPGCGAQVQAIQACVDVQPGIAGKPYPPLLVETVERLGAERPIFVGDRIDTDIRGANNVGMASLFVFTGAHGKHDLLAAQAGERPTHIGYDVSALLEEPRTVERRDLEWVCNAQRVAVEDGHAVLLTTPSGIQAQLDALWALLHLAWEHGIDVVDAADSLQEVP